From Phycodurus eques isolate BA_2022a chromosome 13, UOR_Pequ_1.1, whole genome shotgun sequence, a single genomic window includes:
- the sntg1 gene encoding gamma-1-syntrophin, translating into MDFKTSNEETKTGIYLMQEGNEEPFNIRLHLAKDILTIQEQDVICVSGEPFYSSERTVTIRRQTIGGFGLSIKGGAEHKIPVLISKISKEQKAELSGLLFIGDSILQINGINVRSYRHEEVVQVLRNAGEEVTLTVSFLKKTPAFLKLPLSEDCMCIPSDQSSGTSSPLCDSGLHLNYHPNNTDTLSCSSWPASPALRWEKRWVDLRLLPLLHSRLSQHVPGSDVCRKNAFQVVAVDGVCSGVLQFPSDEDRLDWLQAVGGNISSLTKHNVKKINRNFPVNQQIIYMGWADEKEQDSVQERMYSPKFLALRGSSLFKFSAPPVTTWDWTRAEKSFTVYEIMCKILKDNELVDKRRHCFSVQTESGEDMFFSVELESELLVWEKAFRMATYLEVERIQCKTYACIMESHLMGLTVDFSMGFVCFDAASKAVLWRYKFSQLKGSSDDGKSKIKFLFQNLDSKSIEAKELEFSNLFAVLHCIHAFFAAKVACLDPMFVESQAAAANAGIPSLASISCNSHIPKLKCKNT; encoded by the exons ATGGATTTCAAGACCTCAAATGAAGAG ACAAAGACTGGGATTTATTTGATGCAAGAAGGTAATGAGGAGCCGTTTAATATCCGACTGCACTTGGCTAAAGATATTCTGACCATTCAGGAGCAAGATGTCATCTGCGTGTCGGGAGAACCTTTTTATTCCAGC GAGAGGACTGTAACAATCCGGAGACAGACCATCGGAGGGTTTGGCCTCAGCATCAAG GGCGGTGCTGAGCATAAAATCCCTGTGTTGATATCCAAAATATCCAAAGAACAAAAAG ctGAACTTTCGGGGCTGCTTTTCATTGGCGATAGTATCCTCCAG ATCAACGGAATCAACGTGAGAAGCTATCGCCACGAGGAAGTG GTTCAGGTGTTGAGGAATGCCGGTGAAGAAGTCACCCTCACGGTCTCTTTCCTCAAGAAGACCCCAGCCTTCCTCAAACTGCCTCTGAGTGAGGACTGTATGT GCATCCCGAGTGACCAGAGCAGCGGGACCTCGTCTCCTTTGTGTGATAGCGGCCTGCACTTGAACTACCATCCAAATAACACG GACACGCTGTCCTGCTCGTCGTGGCCCGCGTCCCCGGCCCTCCGCTGGGAGAAAAGATGGGTGGACCTGCGCCTTCTGCCGTTGCTGCACTCTCGCCTCTCCCAGCACGTGCCGGGCTCTGACGTGTGCAG gaAAAATGCTTTCCAGGTCGTCGCCGTGGACGGGGTGTGCAGCGGTGTGCTCCAGTTTCCCTCGGATGAAGACCGCTTGGACTGGCTTCAGGCTGTCGGCGGCAACATCTCGTCTCTCACTAAGCACAAC GTGAAGAAGATCAACCGGAATTTTCCTGTCAACCAGCAG ATCATTTACATGGGCTGGGCCGACGAAAAGGAGCAAGACTCCGTCCAGGAACGAATGTACTCCCCAAAGTTCCTTGCTTTGAGGGGTTCCTCTCTCTTCAAGTTCTCTGCTCCTccg GTGACAACATGGGACTGGACCAGAGCAGAGAAAAGctttactgtatatgaaatCATGTGCAAGATTTTAAAG GACAATGAGCTGGTGGACAAGAGGAGGCACTGCTTCAGCGTGCAGACGGAGAGCGGCGAGGACATGTTTTTCAGCGTTGAGCTGGAGTCTGAGCTGCTCGTTTGGGAAAAGGCCTTTCGGATGGCCACTTACCTGGAAGTGGAGCGGATACAG TGTAAAACGTACGCCTGCATCATGGAGAGCCACCTGATGGGACTAACAGTGGACTTTAGCATGGGATTTGTGTGCTTTGACGCCGCTTCCAAG GCTGTCCTTTGGAGATACAAGTTCTCTCAGCTCAAAGGCTCATCAGATGACGGCAAAAGCAAGATCAAGTTTTTATTCCAAAATCTAGACTCCAAATCTATTGAAGCAAAG GAGCTGGAGTTCTCCAACCTGTTTGCGGTACTTCATTGCATTCACGCTTTCTTCGCCGCCAAGGTGGCTTGCCTGGACCCCATGTTTGTGGAGAGCCAGGCCGCGGCGGCCAACGCCGGCATTCCTTCGCTGGCGAGCATCTCGTGCAATTCGCACATCCCCAAGCTGAAATGCAAGAACACTTGA
- the pcmtd1 gene encoding protein-L-isoaspartate O-methyltransferase domain-containing protein 1 isoform X1 encodes MGGAVSAGEDNDDLIDNLKEAQYIRTERVEQAFRAIDRGDYYLDGYRDNAYKDLAWKHGNIHLSAPCIYSEVMEALKLQPGLSFLNLGSGTGYLSTMVGLIIGPFGVNHGVELHKDVVDYARDKLDSFIKTSDSFDKFEFCEPVFVLGDCLEISTDSHQYDRIYCGAGVQKIHEYYMKVLLKVGGILVLPIEDQLTQITRTGQCTWDSKNILAVSFAPVVQQSRADGDKPDSVQLPPVIVRTLQDLCRIYIRRTLRELAGGGEDDGGQARRVSQKRKWRNCRRRRINTYVFVGNQLIPQMVESEEEHGDEEHKDAEEEEEEEEEDKEERDLGSIEILKQANVLRDQIMALPLPESLKEYLVYYRKK; translated from the exons ATGGGGGGAGCCGTGAGCGCGGGGGAGGACAACGACGACCTGATCGACAACCTGAAGGAGGCGCAGTACATTCGCACAGAGAGAGTGGAGCAGGCTTTCCGAGCCATCGACCGCGGCGACTACTATCTGGACGGCTACCGGGACAACGCTTACAAAGACCTGGCGTGGAAACACGGCAACATCCACCTGTCGGCACCGTGCATTTACTCCGAGGTGATGGAGGCGCTCAAGTTGCAGCCGGGTCTTTCCTTCCTCAACCTGGGCAGCGGGACTGGATACCTGAGCACCATGGTGGGCCTCATCATCG GTCCGTTTGGTGTGAACCACGGTGTAGAGCTCCACAAGGACGTGGTCGACTACGCCAGGGACAAACTGGACAGTTTCATAAAGACCAGCGACAGCTTCGATAA GTTTGAGTTTTGTGAGCCCGTCTTTGTGTTGGGAGATTGCCTGGAAATCTCCACAGACAGCCACCAATATGATCGCATTTACTGCGGGGCCGGGGTGCAGAAAATCCATGAATATTACATGAAAGTACTACTCAAAGTGGGGGGCATCCTGGTGCTGCCAATCGAGGATCAG CTGACCCAGATCACCAGGACGGGCCAGTGCACGTGGGACAGCAAAAACATCTTGGCCGTATCCTTTGCGCCGGTGGTCCAGCAGAGCAGGGCTGACGGCGACAAGCCGGACAGTGTCCAGTTGC CTCCAGTGATCGTGCGCACCCTCCAGGACCTGTGCCGCATCTACATCCGCCGCACCCTCCGCGAGCTGGCGGGCGGCGGCGAGGACGACGGCGGCCAGGCCCGGCGCGTGTCGCAGAAGCGCAAGTGGCGGAATTGCCGGCGGCGCCGTATCAACACGTACGTCTTCGTGGGCAACCAGCTCATCCCGCAGATGGTGGAGAGCGAGGAGGAGCACGGCGACGAGGAGCACAAGGacgccgaggaggaggaggaggaggaggaggaggacaaggaGGAGCGGGACCTCGGCAGCATCGAGATCCTCAAGCAGGCCAACGTGCTTAGAGACCAGATCATGGCTCTGCCCCTGCCCGAGTCCCTCAAGGAATATTTAGTCTACTACAGGAAGAAGTGA
- the pcmtd1 gene encoding protein-L-isoaspartate O-methyltransferase domain-containing protein 1 isoform X2 yields MGGAVSAGEDNDDLIDNLKEAQYIRTERVEQAFRAIDRGDYYLDGYRDNAYKDLAWKHGNIHLSAPCIYSEVMEALKLQPGLSFLNLGSGTGYLSTMVGLIIGPFGVNHGVELHKDVVDYARDKLDSFIKTSDSFDKFEFCEPVFVLGDCLEISTDSHQYDRIYCGAGVQKIHEYYMKVLLKVGGILVLPIEDQLTQITRTGQCTWDSKNILAVSFAPVVQQSRADGDKPDSVQLREFLRAALKMPF; encoded by the exons ATGGGGGGAGCCGTGAGCGCGGGGGAGGACAACGACGACCTGATCGACAACCTGAAGGAGGCGCAGTACATTCGCACAGAGAGAGTGGAGCAGGCTTTCCGAGCCATCGACCGCGGCGACTACTATCTGGACGGCTACCGGGACAACGCTTACAAAGACCTGGCGTGGAAACACGGCAACATCCACCTGTCGGCACCGTGCATTTACTCCGAGGTGATGGAGGCGCTCAAGTTGCAGCCGGGTCTTTCCTTCCTCAACCTGGGCAGCGGGACTGGATACCTGAGCACCATGGTGGGCCTCATCATCG GTCCGTTTGGTGTGAACCACGGTGTAGAGCTCCACAAGGACGTGGTCGACTACGCCAGGGACAAACTGGACAGTTTCATAAAGACCAGCGACAGCTTCGATAA GTTTGAGTTTTGTGAGCCCGTCTTTGTGTTGGGAGATTGCCTGGAAATCTCCACAGACAGCCACCAATATGATCGCATTTACTGCGGGGCCGGGGTGCAGAAAATCCATGAATATTACATGAAAGTACTACTCAAAGTGGGGGGCATCCTGGTGCTGCCAATCGAGGATCAG CTGACCCAGATCACCAGGACGGGCCAGTGCACGTGGGACAGCAAAAACATCTTGGCCGTATCCTTTGCGCCGGTGGTCCAGCAGAGCAGGGCTGACGGCGACAAGCCGGACAGTGTCCAGTTGCGTGAGTTCCTCCGAGCCGCTTTAAAGATGCCATTTTAG